Proteins encoded together in one Rhinopithecus roxellana isolate Shanxi Qingling chromosome 3, ASM756505v1, whole genome shotgun sequence window:
- the STC2 gene encoding stanniocalcin-2 — protein sequence MCAERLGHFMTLALVLATFDPARGTDATNPPEGPQDRSSQQKGRLSLQNTAEIQHCLVNAGDVGCGVFECFENNSCEIRGLHGICMTFLHNAGKFDAQGKSFIKDALKCKAHALRHRFGCISRKCPAIREMVFQLQRECYLKHDLCTAAQENTRVIVEMIHFKDLLLHEPYVDLVNLLLTCGEEVKEAITHSVQVQCEQNWGSLCSILSFCTSAIQRPPTAAPERQPQVDRAKLSRAHHGEAGHHLPEPSSRETGRGAKGERGSKSHPNAHARGRVGGLGAQGPSGSSEWEDEQSEYSDIRR from the exons ATGTGTGCCGAACGGCTGGGCCACTTCATGACCCTGGCTTTGGTGTTGGCCACCTTTGACCCGGCGCGAGGGACCGACGCCACCAACCCACCCGAGGGTCCCCAAGACAGGAGCTCCCAGCAGAAAGGCCGCCTGTCCCTGCAGAATACAG CGGAGATCCAGCACTGTTTGGTCAACGCTGGCGATGTGGGGTGTGGCGTGTTTGAATGTTTCGAGAACAATTCTTGTGAGATTCGGGGCTTACATGGGATTTGCATGACTTTTCTGCACAACGCTGGAAAATTTGATGCCCAG GGCAAGTCATTCATCAAAGACGCCTTGAAATGTAAGGCCCATGCTCTGCGGCACAGGTTCGGCTGCATAAGCCGGAAGTGCCCGGCCATCAGGGAAATGGTGTTCCAGTTGCAGCGGGAATGCTACCTCAAGCACGACCTGTGCACGGCTGCCCAGGAGAACACCCGGGTGATAGTAGAGATGATCCATTTCAAGGACTTGCTGCTGCACGA ACCCTACGTGGACCTCGTGAACTTGCTGCTGACCTGTGGGGAGGAGGTGAAGGAGGCCATCACCCACAGTGTGCAGGTTCAGTGTGAGCAGAACTGGGGAAGCCTGTGCTCCATCTTGAGCTTCTGCACCTCAGCCATCCAGAGGCCTCCCACAGCGGCCCCTGAGCGCCAGCCCCAGGTGGACAGAGCCAAGCTCTCCAGGGCCCACCACGGGGAAGCAGGACATCACCTGCCAGAACCCAGCAGTAGGGAGACTGGCCGAGGTGCCAAGGGTGAGCGAGGTAGCAAAAGCCACCCAAACGCCCATGCCCGGGGCAGAGTCGGGGGCCTTGGGGCTCAGGGACCTTCCGGAAGCAGCGAGTGGGAGGATGAACAGTCTGAGTATTCCGATATCCGGAGGTGA